One genomic region from Antedon mediterranea chromosome 3, ecAntMedi1.1, whole genome shotgun sequence encodes:
- the LOC140043630 gene encoding uncharacterized protein, which produces MEPMFQVSLYTDRCYTKVTKLFAQYNAGTVKDSKPGKQLKQSFFMTLQGLSEEDKFELLSSVTDGTMSIKEVENKARSIKQIKVIRGKFLTTIKVLTWKEATERFPEHTTDSALRPFLTTRKLSKSEIPPGLFMHCQDALFWEEQRQSQPQASTVDILTEDGTRSKCQVMSGPFIGRKLTDIANSSNMGLHRGLLVLTEKCEKEMLISDVIVVVCNDEDLLYNMTILKDNDRVMQVQYWYCEEQDTIRTLLVSPQHERMMNGIGGVIKAKSLELLIKQLVTRHSREGHLVVNCLGWNGK; this is translated from the exons ATGGAACCGATGTTCCAAGTATCATTGTATACGGACCGATGCTACACAAAGGTTACCAAGCTGTTTGCCCAGTATAATGCAGGAACGGTAAAGGATTCCAAACCCGGAAAGCAATTGAAGCAGTCG TTCTTCATGACACTACAAGGCCTGTCGGAAGAAGACAAGTTTGAATTGCTGTCATCTGTAACAGACGGAACAATGTCCATTAAAGAGGTTGAAAATAAAGCACGGTCGATTAAGCAGATAAAGGTGATCAGAGGAAAATTTTTGACAACTATTAAAGTACTGACATGGAAGGAAGCGACCGAAAGATTTCCGGAGCACACGACCGATTCTGCTCTTCGGCCTTTTTTAACAACAA GGAAGTTATCTAAAAGCGAAATTCCACCAGGTTTATTCATGCATTGTCAAGATGCTCTGTTTTGGGAGGAACAAAGGCAAAGTCAGCCTCAAGCGTCAACAGTTGATATTTTAACAGAAGATGGAACAAGATCAAAGTGTCAAGTTATGTCTGGGCCGTTTATTGGCAGAAAATTGACAGATATTGCCAATTCCAGTAATATGGGGTTACATCGTGGCCTGCTCGTACTGACAGAG aaatgtGAAAAAGAAATGCTGATTTCTGATGTCATCGTAGTTGTTTGCAATGACGAGGACCTGCTATACAATATGACTATTTTAAAAGACAATGATAGAGTCATGCAAGTACAGTATTGGTACTGCGAAGAACAAG acaCCATTCGCACGTTATTAGTAAGCCCTCAACACGAACGCATGATGAATGGAATTGGTGGCGTCATTAAGGCTAAGTCACTAGAACTGCTAATTAAGCAACTAGTGACAAGGCATAGCAGAGAAGGTCACTTAGTTGTAAATTGCCTAGGATGGAAtggtaaataa